Part of the Synechococcus sp. HK01-R genome is shown below.
TCCTGACGATCGTGGTGCGTCAGTAGCGGATCAGGAGCAGGATCACCGATAATCTGCCCCGACCCGTGCCTCTGCCGATGACCGACCCCATGGTTCCGGTGAAGGTCGGCGTGATCGGCATCGGCAACATGGGCTGGCATCACGCCCGCGTGCTCAGCCTGCTCAAGGATGCGGAGCTTGTGGGCGTCGCAGATCCCGATGCTGAGCGCGGTCATCTCGCCACCGAGCAGTTCGGATGCCGCTGGTTTGCCAGTTACGAGGCCATGCTCAGCGAGGTGGAGGCGGTTTGCATTGCCGTGCCCACGCTGCTGCACCATGCGGTTGGACTGGCCTGTCTGGAGGCTGGTCTGCATGTGCTGATCGAGAAGCCGATCGCCGCCAGCCAGGAAGAGGCGGCGGCCCTGATCGCCGCCTCCAGCCGCAACGGTCGCCTGCTGCAGGTCGGTCACATTGAGCGTTTCAACCCTGCCTTCCGTGAACTGACCAAGGTGGTGGCCAGCGAGGAGGTGGTGGTGCTGGAAGCGCGCCGTCACAGCCCCCATGCCGACCGAGCCAATGATGTGTCCGTGGTCTTGGATTTGATGATCCACGACCTCGATCTGGTGCTGGAGCTGGCCCAGGCACCGGTGGTGCGCCTTGCCGCTGCCGGAGGCCGCAGTGCCGAAGGTCCGATCGATTACGTCAACGCCACGCTTGGGTTTGCCAATGGTGTGGTGGCCAGCCTGACGGCCAGCAAGATGAGCCACCGCAAGATCCGCAGCCTCAGCGCCCATTGCCGGGCGAGCCTGGTCGAGACCGATTTCCTCAATCACACCCTGCATATTCACCGCCGTGCCCACGAGTGGTACTCGGCCGATCACGGTGAATTGCTCTACCGCAATGATGGATTCATTGAGGAGGTCAGTACCACCTCGATTGAACCGCTTTACGCCGAGCTGGAGCACTTCCTCCAGTGCGTCCGCGGTCGTGAAACCCCTGCAGTGGATGGTCTTCAGGCCTCCCGGGCCCTCCGCTTGGCCGATTTGATCGAGCAGGCGGTGGAGCACCCCGGCATGGGAGTGCCCCTCAGCGATCCGATCTGATCAGCTCCCGCAGAGCGGCGATCTGCCAGCGACGGCAGTCGGCGGGCGAGGACCGGTAGAACTGATCCCAGGCGTCAGCCTTATGCACTGCGTAGCTGGAAGCCTCCAGCTCAGGGTGGGTCATGAGCCAGCCCACCCGCACGGCGTGACCGATGACCACATCAAGGGCCACATCGTCATCGATGTGCACCGTTGGGTTGGTGGTCACAAACGCCATCAGTGACAGCAGGCACTCCGTACAGAGCTGTCTGTATTCCGGCGCCGGGATGCGGCTGAGCAGATGCTCCACGAGGGTGGCGAAATTTTTCTCGCCCGGGGTCTTCTCCAGCAGCAGAGCACTGGTGAGACGGTTGCGTCGTTCGAGCTTGTCGCCGATCACGAGGCCGCGGCAATGCTGCAGCAGTGACCAGATCCCAGCATGGAAATCCTTCGGGACCCGTTGCAGAGAGCCCAGCCGGATGCGTTGCTGCAGCCAGTCGTCACCGCTGGGCGACTCCTCCAGGGGGGAGGGAACGGCCCACTGCACCGGACCGCTGAGGTGCAGGGCTTCATTGCGCTGCAAGGAGGCGTGGGCATGTTCAAGGTCGGCGAGCACCGCCCGTAGCCGGCGACCGATCGTATGGGGAGGGTCAGAGCAGAGGGCCTCAAAGGCTTGGTCCTGACTGAGTCTTGATTCCGCCGCCAGTTCGGCGGTGAGCATCAGCATCAGCTGCCCGAGTTGCAAGGTGAGCGTGCCCTTGAGCATCTGGGGTTCGCGGCGAGCGATCCCGTCGAGGGCGAGGAGCAGCTCCTGCTGCAGAGCCTGCTCACGGGAGTCAGTACCGCAGGTGCGTCGGATTCTTGTGGCGATCGCCCCATTGGCCAGGGGGGTGGCCAGGAGGGAGTCGCTGCTGTAGCTGCGCCCCACCACCACAGTTTTCTGACGGGCCAGCAGGTCGATCAGCGCATCCTCCAGCTGGGGATGCACCAGGCCGAGCACTCCGGCGCAGCGGCGCACCACATTCCAGTCCTGTTGATGCAAGCCTCGGTGATAGATCTCCTCCAGCAGGCTGCGCAGCTCCACCGGCGATCCACTCGGACCGGTGAGAATCGCTTCGTCACCGAGATGGCGGTGGAGCAGTTCCAGCACCTCGGCTTGCTCCCGGAGGGAGGAGCTTCTCCATAGACGAGCCCGCAATTCCGGCAGGGAGATCTCATCGAGCTCCTGTTCCTGCGCGGCGGTTAGATCCTCCAGGTCAGTGGAATCCTGCAGCAGTTCGGATGCCGCTGCAGGGGGCTGGAAGGACCGAACCCTTCCGGGATCGAGGCCGGCTGGCAGGTCCAGCCACTGCCCCTGGCTTGCCAGTTGCTCCAAGGGGGCGAGCTGCACAGCAATGCCTTCCAGTTCACCGCTTGCCAGTCGGCTTGCCAGCTCCTGCACGGTCTCGAGATCCCGCTGAACAAGAACGTCTGGCAGGGGGATCAGCAGAAGCGGGGCGCCTGCGCCCCGCCAGTGACGCTGCAGCAGATGCAGTTCGTTCACCACGGTGTCCAGCAGCTGCTTTGGGTCATCCGCGAGGTAGAAGGTGTCCTCCTCAAGCACCGCAGGCAAAAAGGCCATCCGGGCTTCGCCCTGGCGGTAGAAGCGTGCAGTCGTGGCGGTTTCAGCGCGCAGGGGTGGATGGCCGCCAAGCCCCAGGGCTGGGTTCGCCCCCAGTTGCTGAAGTCGTTCACCCAGGGCATCGGAGGGCAGCACCTGGATGCTGCACCGGTCGGGATCGGTGACTGGGATCCCGCGGCTCTGCAGGCTGGCGCTCAGGGTGGAACTGGCTGGAACCAGGGCAACCAGCACCTGATCGGCACCGAGCTGCTGGGGCAGCCTGCGGCCACAGGGGTCCAGGTCTTCCGGCAGGAGCAGTCCGCTCAGCAGCATCTCTCCCAGCCAGGTCAGGCTCTGGGTCCAGAGCAGGGGCACGTTGTCGTTGGCAAGCCGCTTCTGGCTGCCGGGGCTGCGTCGCTCCAGCTCCACCACCGAATCCGGCACCAGATACAGCTCAGGGAAGAGCCGTTGTCCGTTGTGCTCGACCGCTAGCGGCTGCAGCCGCTCCCGCCAGTGACGGGCGTCCTCCCAGCGCTCTTCGCAGCAAGCGGTGACCAGTTCATAGGCGAGGAATAGGGGCCATTCCGATTCGATCCCCTCAAACGTGGCGAGCTCGTCCCGTTCGTAATGAAGGCGGCTGATGTCCTCCACCACGGTTTGGTGACCATCACGTCGGAAGCGCTTGTAGCCATAGGCCCCCCCAAGGTCGCGGCGGATCCGCTCGCAGGTGCGTTGCACAAGTTGGGGGTCTTCCACGGCCCAGGCTGGATACCCCACCACGGAGAGGCAGGCGCTGTCTGCCTCCTTGCTGGCCGATTCCCGTGGCAGCAGACCCTGCAGGGCCCGTCGCAGGCGCACAACGGCGCCATGGGGAATCTGCGCCTGCAGGGATCCGTCACCGTGGACGCCGAACAGGTCGAGGCCGTCGAGGGCCTCGAGGGCAGCCTTGGCCATGCCGATCGAACTGGCGTTTCGTTCGGGCAGGCCATGGTTTCCCTTGTCACCCCGCTCCCAGATCCCGTAGTCAGGCACGCGATAGGCCCGGGCCACGTAATAGATCAGGTTTTGGACGAAGTCGGCCTCGTGGCGACTCTGCAACACGGTCAGACCGCTGCGGGTCAGCTGGGCGAGCTGCAGCAGAAACAGCGAAGTGGCGTCGATTTGCAGATGCCCCCAGCCGTCGTCAGGCACCACGGTGTCGCCACTAGCGGTGTCGTATTTGGCGTGGAGTGCATCGAGGGGATCAAGGCTCTGCTTGAACCGCTCCACCTTGGCGGCCTGGCGCATCATGGCGTTCAGCAGGCCGCGCATCAGGGCGAGCACGCGTTGCTCCAACTCCCAGGAGCGTGCTGTGGCGCCGTCGTTCAGTCGACGATGGGCGAGGGCCAGGCCCCAGACGCACTGGATCGAGTACACACAGTCCCGTACCCAGGCGTCGCCGTAGTTGCCATGCACGGTGTGGGCGGTGCTTGCGGGCAGCAAGCCGCTGATCGGATGCTGTCGCTGCAGCACCACCTGATCAATGGCCGCATCAAGGCTTTCGAGCAGGCTCCAGCGCGCCTCCTCTGAGGTGCTGTCTGGGCTGATGAGGGAGGGGTGCGACAGGGAGGGGTGCGACAGAACCATGACCTCCAGGCCGACCAGTTCTAAATTCTCTCCTGTAGCAGGACCGCGGATGGACGCCGTCAGTACCGATCCGTGTGATCAGCACCGTTGTCAGGTGCTTGGTGTTGGGGTGGATGCCTGTCGGGATGTCCACGCCGCTGCCATCGGTTTGCATGCACGAGGCGGTGGTCAGATCGTCACCCTGAATGCAGAGATGACGATGGCGGCCAGGGCTGATGCGCAGCTCGGCGCAGCGATTGCCGCCGCCGAGCTGGTGATCCCCGACGGTGCTGGGGTGGTCTGGGCCTTGGCTCGCCAGGGCGTGCGGGTGGGCCGCAGTCCTGGAATTGAGTTGGCTCGTGCTCTCTTGGCCTATGCCGAAGCGCATGGCTGGACAGTGGCCCTGATCGGCGCGGCGCCGGAGGTCATGGATCGCTTGCGCCAGCGTCTGGCGGCAGAGTTGCCGGCCCTGCGACTCGTGATGGCCGAACACGGCTATCAATCAGCCGAGAGCTGGCCGCTGCTCGAGCGGCGCCTGCAGGTGCTGAAACCAGACCTCGTCCTCGTCGCCCTCGGAGTTCCCCGTCAGGAGACCTGGACCCAGCGGCTGCATGCCGATCAACCCGGACTCTGGATGGGTGTTGGCGGCAGTTTTGACGTCTGGGCCGGAGTCAAGCAGCGTGCACCCCAATGGATGGGGCGACTGCAAGTGGAGTGGCTGTATCGATTGGTGCAGGAGCCGAGTCGTTGGCGGCGGATGCTGTCGTTGCCTGGCTTCGCCTGGGAGGTGATCCGCAGGGGTGAAGGCAGAGCCAAGCGACGCTGAGCTCGGCTTCAGGATTCAGCGGAAGCCGACGGAGGCCTGCCAAACGAAGGCAAGCAGCAGGAAGAACAGGGGAATGATCGGCAGGATGTCGACCAGCGGTCCGAAGGCCTGATAGGCCTCGGGCAGTTGGGCCAGCAGATCGAGTGTGGTGGCGGCCATCCCGGCGATGTCATGGGCGATGAGCGGACGCTACCACGTGTGATGGGCGGGAGACTCTGGGAGCCAGGGAGCGAAATCCTCTGCAAAACAACCGTCCCGGATCGCTTGCCCCATTGCAGTCGTGAAGCGGATCAGGTGGGTCAGGTTGTGGAGGCTGAGCAGGGTCAGTCCGAGCAGTTCATCGCTGCGGATCAGGTGATGGAGGTAGGCGCGGCTGTGGCGTGTGCAGGCGGTGCAGGGGCAGCTGGCATCCAGCGGGCTGTGGTCGTGGCGGAAGCGGGCATTGCGCAGATTCCAGCGCTCGCCATCGACCAGGGCGGTGCCATGGCGTCCGAGCCGGGTCGGGAGCACACAGTCGAAGAGGTCGATGCCATTGGCCACGGCCACCGCCATCTCCCGGAGGGTGCCGATGCCCATCAGATACCGAGGACGGTCATCGGGAAGTAAGGGCGTGACCTCTCTGACGATCCGGTGCATCTCCTCCACCGGTTCGCCCACACTCACGCCACCGATGGCGATACCGGGCAGGTCGAAGCCAGCGACTGTGCGGGCACTCTGCTCGCGAAGATGCGGGAAGCAGCCCCCCTGCACAATGCCGAAGAGGGCTTGGTCAGGCCGATTGTGGGCTGAGGCACAGCGCTCGAGCCAGGCGTGGGTGCGGCGACAGGCTTCCTCCACGTCGCTTTCGCTGGCCGGATAGGGCGGGCATTGATCGAAGGCCATCGCCACATCAGCCCCGAGAGCCATCTGGATCTCCATCGACCGTTCCGGGGTCAGGAGAATCTTGCTGCCATCGCGGGGGTTACGGAAATCAACGCCGTGATCGTCGATGCGGTTCAGCTCACCCAGGCTGAACACCTGGAAACCACCGGAATCGGTCAGCATCGGGCCGTCCCAGCCCATGAAACGGTGGAGGCCGCCGGCCTCCGCCACGATCCCTTCGCCGGGCTGCAGATGCAGGTGATAGGTGTTGGACAGCACCATCTGAGCGCCTGTGTCCGCGAGCTGGGTGGTGCTCACCCCTTTCACGGTGCCAAGGGTGCCCACGGGCATGAACCGTGGGGTGTTCACCGGGCCGTGGGGGGTTTGGAAGCAGCCGCAGCGTGCACGCGTGTGGGTGCAGTGGGCTTCGATCTGAAAGCTGAACACAGGCCCCTCAGGCGCCATCCCTGACCTTACGGTGAACCCCTGCCCCCGCCCCTCACCTCTCTCGTCTGGCTGCCATGGCTCCGCTCTGGATCCGCGACTTCGCTGGCGCCTGGGTCTTCTACACCGTGTTGCCGGGTTGGCCCCGCCTTCAGCCCCGCTTTGAACGGATCGCTCGCTTCGCTCCCTGGATCGGCTTGGTGATCGGCAGCTTGCAGGCCCTGCTTTGGCTGCTGTTGGAGGCATTGGGCTGGTCGCCACTCCCGCTGGTGCTGGCGGTGACCAGTTTCGGTGCCTGGTTGACCGGAGGTCTCCATCTCGATGGTGTGATGGACACCGGGGATGGCCTGGCGGCTGGTCGAGATCGATGCCTGGAGGCGATGGATGACAGCCGCGTCGGGGCCAGCGGCGTGCTGGCGTTGTTGCTGGTGCTCGCACTGCTGGTGGCAGCGCTGTTGACGCTGGCCCAGCATCAACCGTCCCTTGTGCCGCTAGTGCTCCCCGTCGTTGCGTTCTGGGGGCGCTGTTCTCCGCTCTGGGCGATGTTGGGCTTCCCTTATCTGCGCGAGGAGGGAACGGCGTCCTTTCACCGAACCCATGCCCGATCAGGCCAAGAGCTGATTCCCGCCGCAGCGGTTGTTGGGCTTGGGCTCGTGGTGTTGCTGCCGTGGCCGCAGTGGCGAGGGCTGCTGATCAGTGTTCCCTGCGGACTACTAGCGGCCTGGGGAGTGGCCACTTGGCTGGGGCGCCGTCTGGGGGGGCACACCGGAGATACCTACGGTGCCTCCGTGGTCTGGACTGAAACACTCACGTTGGTGTTGCTGGCGCTTCTGCTGGGAGGGTGAGCAGGAAGGCATTGCCTTCCACCGGTAGCTCCGGGCTCAGTGTCTGTGGGTTGCAGAGCAGGCGCAGCTCTCCGCCTCGGTCTTCGGCTAGTTGCCGGGCGAGGGCCAGCCCTAGCCCGCTTCCGGATCGCTCGCGGCTGCGTTCGCCGCGGACGCCCTGCTCGAAGATCTGCTCTCGCTCTGAGGGATGGATGGCTGGTCCTCCGTCCCAAATACAGATGCCGCGTTGGTCGCCCTGATTGCTCAGATGCAGGCCCAGGGGCGCACCGGAGGGGCTGTAGCGGAACGCGTTTTCCAGCAGGTTGGCGATGATCTCGGCGACCACGCCGTCTTCTCCTGGACGCTCCTCATCGCTCCAGTCAGGCCAGGGTTGCGGACTCGACCAGGAGCGTCCCTGGAGTGTTGCCGTCGCTGCGGCGCGATCCGCTAACGGTGCCAGCAGGGAGCGCAGGCTCTGCTTTTGGCGGCTGGGGAGCATCGGTGGCAGCAGCAGGGCGCTGGATCCCTGGGCTTCCAGCAAGCGGCTCTCCCGGCCGATCCCGTCGATGGCAGTGATGTAACGGTCCAGTCGTCCTTGCTCATCGAGCAGGTTCTCCACGAGGGGGCGGTGCTGGCTCTCGGGCTCAAGTCGGCGCAGGAGCAGTTGGGCA
Proteins encoded:
- a CDS encoding Gfo/Idh/MocA family protein — its product is MTDPMVPVKVGVIGIGNMGWHHARVLSLLKDAELVGVADPDAERGHLATEQFGCRWFASYEAMLSEVEAVCIAVPTLLHHAVGLACLEAGLHVLIEKPIAASQEEAAALIAASSRNGRLLQVGHIERFNPAFRELTKVVASEEVVVLEARRHSPHADRANDVSVVLDLMIHDLDLVLELAQAPVVRLAAAGGRSAEGPIDYVNATLGFANGVVASLTASKMSHRKIRSLSAHCRASLVETDFLNHTLHIHRRAHEWYSADHGELLYRNDGFIEEVSTTSIEPLYAELEHFLQCVRGRETPAVDGLQASRALRLADLIEQAVEHPGMGVPLSDPI
- a CDS encoding glycoside hydrolase family 15 protein is translated as MVLSHPSLSHPSLISPDSTSEEARWSLLESLDAAIDQVVLQRQHPISGLLPASTAHTVHGNYGDAWVRDCVYSIQCVWGLALAHRRLNDGATARSWELEQRVLALMRGLLNAMMRQAAKVERFKQSLDPLDALHAKYDTASGDTVVPDDGWGHLQIDATSLFLLQLAQLTRSGLTVLQSRHEADFVQNLIYYVARAYRVPDYGIWERGDKGNHGLPERNASSIGMAKAALEALDGLDLFGVHGDGSLQAQIPHGAVVRLRRALQGLLPRESASKEADSACLSVVGYPAWAVEDPQLVQRTCERIRRDLGGAYGYKRFRRDGHQTVVEDISRLHYERDELATFEGIESEWPLFLAYELVTACCEERWEDARHWRERLQPLAVEHNGQRLFPELYLVPDSVVELERRSPGSQKRLANDNVPLLWTQSLTWLGEMLLSGLLLPEDLDPCGRRLPQQLGADQVLVALVPASSTLSASLQSRGIPVTDPDRCSIQVLPSDALGERLQQLGANPALGLGGHPPLRAETATTARFYRQGEARMAFLPAVLEEDTFYLADDPKQLLDTVVNELHLLQRHWRGAGAPLLLIPLPDVLVQRDLETVQELASRLASGELEGIAVQLAPLEQLASQGQWLDLPAGLDPGRVRSFQPPAAASELLQDSTDLEDLTAAQEQELDEISLPELRARLWRSSSLREQAEVLELLHRHLGDEAILTGPSGSPVELRSLLEEIYHRGLHQQDWNVVRRCAGVLGLVHPQLEDALIDLLARQKTVVVGRSYSSDSLLATPLANGAIATRIRRTCGTDSREQALQQELLLALDGIARREPQMLKGTLTLQLGQLMLMLTAELAAESRLSQDQAFEALCSDPPHTIGRRLRAVLADLEHAHASLQRNEALHLSGPVQWAVPSPLEESPSGDDWLQQRIRLGSLQRVPKDFHAGIWSLLQHCRGLVIGDKLERRNRLTSALLLEKTPGEKNFATLVEHLLSRIPAPEYRQLCTECLLSLMAFVTTNPTVHIDDDVALDVVIGHAVRVGWLMTHPELEASSYAVHKADAWDQFYRSSPADCRRWQIAALRELIRSDR
- a CDS encoding WecB/TagA/CpsF family glycosyltransferase — translated: MDAVSTDPCDQHRCQVLGVGVDACRDVHAAAIGLHARGGGQIVTLNAEMTMAARADAQLGAAIAAAELVIPDGAGVVWALARQGVRVGRSPGIELARALLAYAEAHGWTVALIGAAPEVMDRLRQRLAAELPALRLVMAEHGYQSAESWPLLERRLQVLKPDLVLVALGVPRQETWTQRLHADQPGLWMGVGGSFDVWAGVKQRAPQWMGRLQVEWLYRLVQEPSRWRRMLSLPGFAWEVIRRGEGRAKRR
- a CDS encoding photosystem II reaction center protein K is translated as MAATTLDLLAQLPEAYQAFGPLVDILPIIPLFFLLLAFVWQASVGFR
- the tgt gene encoding tRNA guanosine(34) transglycosylase Tgt — translated: MFSFQIEAHCTHTRARCGCFQTPHGPVNTPRFMPVGTLGTVKGVSTTQLADTGAQMVLSNTYHLHLQPGEGIVAEAGGLHRFMGWDGPMLTDSGGFQVFSLGELNRIDDHGVDFRNPRDGSKILLTPERSMEIQMALGADVAMAFDQCPPYPASESDVEEACRRTHAWLERCASAHNRPDQALFGIVQGGCFPHLREQSARTVAGFDLPGIAIGGVSVGEPVEEMHRIVREVTPLLPDDRPRYLMGIGTLREMAVAVANGIDLFDCVLPTRLGRHGTALVDGERWNLRNARFRHDHSPLDASCPCTACTRHSRAYLHHLIRSDELLGLTLLSLHNLTHLIRFTTAMGQAIRDGCFAEDFAPWLPESPAHHTW
- the cobS gene encoding adenosylcobinamide-GDP ribazoletransferase — its product is MAPLWIRDFAGAWVFYTVLPGWPRLQPRFERIARFAPWIGLVIGSLQALLWLLLEALGWSPLPLVLAVTSFGAWLTGGLHLDGVMDTGDGLAAGRDRCLEAMDDSRVGASGVLALLLVLALLVAALLTLAQHQPSLVPLVLPVVAFWGRCSPLWAMLGFPYLREEGTASFHRTHARSGQELIPAAAVVGLGLVVLLPWPQWRGLLISVPCGLLAAWGVATWLGRRLGGHTGDTYGASVVWTETLTLVLLALLLGG
- a CDS encoding sensor histidine kinase KdpD; the encoded protein is MLLSERFLALAQQQLDCFEGEKGIARLVLYVARGQDGTEPGLAMVHQWPDSATPLPPVETDPALRAPAAERRWYPLREGNLLLGALRAECSSAATWTRGLDRRLEACAGALAYNLSLDLERSRLSHQLQLQREQLDLVVHQLRNPLAALRTYAQLLLRRLEPESQHRPLVENLLDEQGRLDRYITAIDGIGRESRLLEAQGSSALLLPPMLPSRQKQSLRSLLAPLADRAAATATLQGRSWSSPQPWPDWSDEERPGEDGVVAEIIANLLENAFRYSPSGAPLGLHLSNQGDQRGICIWDGGPAIHPSEREQIFEQGVRGERSRERSGSGLGLALARQLAEDRGGELRLLCNPQTLSPELPVEGNAFLLTLPAEAPATPT